The following DNA comes from Populus trichocarpa isolate Nisqually-1 chromosome 19, P.trichocarpa_v4.1, whole genome shotgun sequence.
AAAGCTGTTCCAAGGTGTTGtcatcatctaaaaatataggGATCCAAAGAGAGGCATTGGCTATGACAAATGAGCCATGGAATTTACTTCCCCTTTTAATTAAAGGTAGAGTGGATGAGTGGGAGAAAGATTTGGTGCTCGAGAATAAGCATAATCTTAAGCAACTAAGTGTGCTTATGTGGGATCAGGTaccatagttttgttttttttttttggaaaaaaaaatctgctttctttttctttctccccATGATTCTATAATTTAGCCTTCTGTATGTCATTCTCCAAGTAATAATGAAGTGAAAAGAAACCTAATGCTATTATCTTTCTTCCATTAGGTATCTTCTCTCCCACCTGTAGTCCAGTTTCCATGGTCACATCCGAATAGTGGGCTCCCAAGCGCTTTAATAGCTTCCGTATAATAATCCTCACAAAATATTAAGCCAGCCCTGATCTCTTTGTATCCCCAAACAAATCAATTCTCTCACAGTTAATTAGAAGCAGAAAAAATCTCATCtttcctgctgctgctgcagagTACTATCTACCCAAGTTAAGGTAAGCCATGATCATAGTTCTCTTTATCCATGCTGTCATCCTTGGAATAACTTACAGGAGGATTTGTGACTTTGGAAGCCAGAAGATTAGCTTTATATTGGTGAAATAGGACTCAAGAAAGCTGTTCAATTCCCctgattttcttgtttaaattaTCAAGAAGATGCTTTTTGTGATGTCTTTTATCTCGTTGGAATCTTGACAGACATTGCCATAGCTCAAAAGgctcatctctctctttttggtTGAAAGCAGATCAAcaagaaccaaaaaaagaaaccgCGAACCCCATAATTTATTGTTTAGCTTTCACCTCCTGCTCTTGAAGCACCAGAAGCCATGAACTAGCCTTTAAATTCCTCTGTTACAACCTGCAAAGAAATCCAGGACCAGACACAATTGAAGGCCTTGTTCTATATACGAGTGAAATGAACTCCCTACTTGCAGTCTCCTTTGTGGTTCGATTTGATGCTGCTAGGAAGCACTGGAGCCATGAAATCTCCAGCCTATTTGCATAAACTCATAAAAGGTCTAAAGAAATTGTAGTTCGGCTAAGTGGGTATTGGTGTACTTCTGAGGTGTTGTTGGATTGAGTCATAATAATAGCTATGTTTGCTGTTCATCATCGTCCACACCGGCTACTCCTGGAGACAGAATCAAGCACACAATCTGCAGCAAATGGAAGCAGGACGCGCAACACATACAACAGCGAGGCCAATTTTGATACCAACATGGTGATCATCTTGGCAGCTTTGCTTTGTGCGTTAATTTGTGCCCTTGGACTAAATTCTATAGTACGATGCGCCATACGCTGTAGCAGGAGGTTTACTTTCGAGACTCGTGATCAGACTGCAGCACATATGGCAGCAACAGGCCTCAAAAAGAGCGCATTGCGACGAATCCCAGTGATTATATACGGGGTGGCAGGGATACATTTAATAGCTACAGATTGTGCAATTTGCCTAGGTGAGTTCATAGGTGGTGAGAAAGTACGAGTTTTGCCCAATTGTAACCATGGATTTCATGTTAGGTGCATTGACACATGGTTGGTATCACACTCCTCCTGTCCAACTTGCCGGCAGTCACTACTTGAGCAACCAGCAAGTTCTGATGCCACAGAAATTGAAGTTGGGATTAGACATCCGGGAAATGATGTTCCTATTGCTGGAGATCACGAAGCTGGTTGATCCTGCTTTGAAAGTGATTCAACGCCAAATCAAGAACAAGCAAAAAAAGGGTCTTAGTTTCtctattgtttaatttttgagaTGTTCAGTTTGTTTGTGTAATTATGCTTAGTGATGTAGATATCTTGGCTGAAACTTCAGTGAATGAGCTAAATGGAGGTTTCTGAGACTATACTTTTTTTGTACAGGCTTTATTAGTAGATAAGAAAATAATCCTAGGAGGTTTGCCACTCGCTATGCGTTGAAAGGCCTTATAATAGTAAATGCACCAAACTTTTTGTAATCCAATTTAACAAATTTCTCTCCAAAGTGTCTCTGTTGAGCATGCTGCATGCAGTTCCTCCAAAAAGTTCAGAGCTCAGGTGGGCATTTCCTAGCCACTAGATAATCTCGAAGGGGATTGATTTATGCAACAGCACAAATTGATCTCTTGGAATATAAGATTGGACATGGAAAAGAACATCTAGTTCATCTGAACAAATTAGAGGGAGCAGTACTCAGTCAAGAAATGTGTAATTTCTTCACACCTTTGAGGCAAATGACTTGCTTTTAGTATCCACGGTGAATACATGCTTTTCTACaggaatataaattaaattcgtTCCTTGTGAAGTTTAAATGTTAACCACATTGGTTATAGTTCGTTCTGAATGCATAACAATTTAGAGTTAATTTCTTCTCAAGCTAATTAAGATTTGACTCTATGATAGCAATTATGTTTGTAAAGTAGATATATGGGTCTAAATTTAAGAAGCTAAGGCTTTGATGTTTAGGTCATTTTGGTGGCATGATCAAAAGTCACTCAAGGAGTGTAAAGCAATTAAGTGGCACACAATATACTAAGTTAAATTAGGTCAAGAAGTTCTAAGATCTACCACAAAACAAGTTTAATTGGAGGACCGTTTGGATGGGAATGGAGGCCTGCTTGGTTTGCTATAGGTAAAATCCACGGCCTAACTTTGGTGTCAAGACAATTTGGATACTTATAGTGTGTTCTGATGACTTTTGAACGTACTCAATTCTCTAGAAATCTCAAGGAAACTACCTCTCTAGTAATAATAGAAAGATTTAGGCAGGATTAGAAGACACAATTCCTTATAAGACAAGAAATAGGTAGAAGAACCCTCAAAGTTAATGACCAATACTTGGAATGAAGAAATAATAGGCCAGTCAGTGACTCATTGGTAAGAGAGCACGGAGCTGTAACATCTCTAGAAAGACATGTCATGGGGTCCCagagaaagagaataaaaatgatgaagagCCGATGGAGAAGACAAAGCAGCTACAAGCTGAATTGGAGCTTGAAAAAGGCAACAAAGGCTTTCAAAAAGTAGCAGTTGTAAGAGAACAAGCTGAAAAAGAATTAAGGTTAAGAAAAAAGCTGGGAAAATAGTTGAAGAGGAAGCTGAGTAAAAAAGAAATGCCCAGTAACACATATGGTAAAAGGTGGTAGCTGAGAAGGATGCATGCAACagctgaaaaggaaaaaaagattataaaaataagtttgagcATTGGGATGAGATTGAACTGAGAGCCCATTTGGAATTGGAAGACATAGTAAGGAGTCAAAAAGCCAAAATATTAAGTTTATGGTAAAAAATGATCTTAatttaatagcttaaactgttaggtgaggttcaaaaatataatttatattattttctaacacattccctcaagtaaaagccatttagacttgaaacttgcacaggttcacattaccttgtgcttaatttttatcaaataaatggggatggtgagattcgaactcgtgaccgcttgattatcaaggctctgataccatgtcaaagaaccatctcaactcaataacttaagcCGTTAGGTGAGGTgttagaatatgatttatattattctttaataatttataaatacataaGCTATAATGGAAAGGCTTAACGAAAAGTAGCTAAATTACACCTCTGCGTCATGAAACTCCAGGTTAAGTTGgctgctaaaatatttttataatttattattttatatatttttataatttattatattaaatatacctattttcttttcagtttcttATTAAAAgtcttcataataaaaaaaaaatcatttataatacCAGTGTCTATTTCTCTAGACttaaaaattgacttaaaatcGTACTCACCGGACGGACTACTGAAGCACCGGGATGATTTCTGTGTGCAAAAAATTGAGGAGGCCAAGTTCCAAAGTCAAAAGTCTTTGCCTTTGCTCTTATCTAGAAAGTCATCGCTAGATACTATTCTGGCCTCCACCTTCCTCAAGCCCTCTGCTCTTCGTATGACTATTTCCCATTCTTTAACACGTGAGCTTGGTTGCCCATagaaaacgaaaaaagaaaGCCATGAATAGTTTTCCAAGCTAGcactatattttatatatataaaaaaaaattaagggtgtatttgtttttgtatttcaaaaaactttttaagttgtttttctttggattaataatttttggtgttttcagatcattttgatgtgctgatgtcaaaaatattattttaatatatttttaagtgaaaaacactttgaaaagcaactataATCAAACGCCAACTTACTTTATAGTCCAACTTTTCCCTTTAGATTTGATGGCCATTTGAACATATTTATGGAACAAAAGGAATCATGATTTTGTGCTCAAGGAATGGAATTTCAAactcatttcatttcttttctctcccccttttaattttttcaacttttgtGGGTCTATCATGTTTCCACAATCATGAATTTCATTCATGCACTACTGCAAGATGTTATTATCCAAGTGCCTAATGAGGATAGCTGTAGGATGATTAAGAGTTCATGTTGAGCATCATTTCATCCTTGGACCACTCCTTTTGCCTCTGAATTCATCCATATCCATCCCCAgggtgtttttttcttgattcgaAGGATTGCGACGAAGAATTCTTGTTCTTCAGTTGCCGGAAAGAATTAAAGTCATGTTCTATAGACCTTGTGAACAACAAGTCCACTAACACAATACTTCCGCCACTAGTACTACGTTGTATAAAGACACCACATACGTACCAATATGTACATGTGGTCAGGACAAAATACTCTTTGATCGCTTTGGAAAGGGAATTCTTGTTTCAATCCTTGTTCGTTTTGAATCCTGCGAGAAGGCAGTGGACATAGGATTCCCTTCTTCAGTCGGTAATGCTAGGagaataaaaagttaaatcaaGCTCAAATATTTGACCGCCGTCATCTGCAATTTAGTGGCCTTAATCGTTATAATAAAGCCATCAAGAATCagaatttgaataatattttttaggctCGGCCCGATCCAAGACCGGGTCATCAGGTTTTGAATGAGTCATTGGATTGtctgggttaatttttttttaaaatcaaaacgatatcgttttaataaaaaaataaaagttaacaGATTGCAACTGGGTTTTTGATCTGGTCAACAGGGTCGTTATGTCacaccggttttttttttttctatttgtttttcaaccTGGCCTGATTCCAGCTCCGAGTTGGCTGGTCCCGGATCGACCCGTCAGGTCGAgctggattttaaaattatgatttgaataCTTGACGTACGGTGGAAAaggctaaaatataaaaatactttctatattttcaaatacttttacttataaatatataaaaataatattttaaatattagtatATAATCATGAGTGAcgtgatggaaaaaaaaaattttaaattttttgaaaaatatttttaaaatataaaaataaacacgtGAGTGCTAGAAACTTTGTAATGACTATATATGCCCTTTGAGATAGAGTTTTAAGGTATCCACTAAATTTGTGGTGGGATGTCTTTTAGACTTGTTAATTTCGTACTTTTGaacaagtaaattattttctaaaatggcGTTAGAACAAGCATTACTTGAATCTAAGATTTTGTTTCTATGAAT
Coding sequences within:
- the LOC7455234 gene encoding RING-H2 finger protein ATL74; this encodes MFAVHHRPHRLLLETESSTQSAANGSRTRNTYNSEANFDTNMVIILAALLCALICALGLNSIVRCAIRCSRRFTFETRDQTAAHMAATGLKKSALRRIPVIIYGVAGIHLIATDCAICLGEFIGGEKVRVLPNCNHGFHVRCIDTWLVSHSSCPTCRQSLLEQPASSDATEIEVGIRHPGNDVPIAGDHEAG